In the Deinococcus sp. NW-56 genome, TGCAGTTTGCCGCCAGCGCCGACCGCTGGCACCTCTACGAGGACTATGTCCACCTCGCGCCGCACCACCGGGGAGGCGACCTCCTGCGCTTCGAGGCCAACCTCAAGCCCTTCGTGGACGATCCCAGCCGTCAGGCGCTGGTGATCATCGACATGCAGAACGACTTCTGCTCGCCGGGCGGGTGGACCGACGCCTCGGGGCTGGACTACGGGCGCTGCCGCCGGGCGATTCCCGGCGTGGCCCGCGCGTTGGAGGTCGCCCGCGAGCGCGAGATGTGGGTGATCTGGGTATACTGGCACAACCGCCCCGACCTGCGGAACCTCGGGGCGCCCACCCTCTACTCCTTCAAGCACACCCCGGACCAGCGCGGCATCGGGCAGGAACTGGCGCACGGGCCGGTGCTCACCGAGGGGTCGTGGGGCGCCCGCATGGTGGACGACCTGCTGCCGCTGATGCAGGAGCAGGACATCCACATCGAGAAGGTGCGCATGAACGGCTTTTTCGGCACCCACCTCGATCAGGTGCTGCGAACCCAGGGGATCGAGACCCTCCTGTTCGCGGGGGTCAACGTTGACCAGTGCGTGACCTCCACGATGGAGGAGGCGTATTTCCGGGATTACAACGCCGTGCTGCTGGAAGACGCCTGCGCGACCTCCAGCCCGGACTTCTGCTACGACGCGGTCGTGTTCAACGCCCGCAACTGCTGGGGCTTTTCCATGACGACCGAGCAGCTTGCGGCGGCAACGCCCTTCGTGGCCCAGGGGGAGGAAGGGGCCGGGTCATAACGCGGCTGCGGGTGCTGGCCGACTGTTCGGCCGCCGCGCCGGATGCGGGCACCCACCCCCAGCGGCGGGGACAGAGGCGGGAAAAGAACGCGGTCTTCTACTGCCCTGCGCCCTGAGCACGGGCCTGCAGCACCTCCCCGGCCGCCCGCTCGCCGCTTTCCACGGCGCCGTCCATGTAATTCATCCACGTTCGGGCGGTCTCGGCCCCGGCCCAGTGCAGGCGGCCCACCGGCTCACGCAGGGCCGGGCCGTAGCCGGTCCAGGTCCCCGGTCCGAAGAGGGCACCGTAGCACCCCCCGCTGTAGGGGTCGGCCATCCAGCCGGATTCCGCCGTCTCCAGCGGCGTCCGCGCCTGCGGGCCGAACAGCCGCGCGAGGCTCTCCAGCGCCAACTCGCGGCGCCGCGCCTCCCCGGCCTCCATCAGCGCCCGCGCCTCGCCGCCCTCGATAAAGCCCAGCAGCACGCCCGGCGTGCCCTGCGGCGGGCTGGTGTCGAAGGTGACCGTCACCGGTCCCCGGTCGCTGAGGCTCTGGCCGCTCAGCCCGGCTTCCCGCCAGAAGGGACGGTCGTAGACGGCCAGGAACTTGACCACCGCGCCCATCGGGAGCCGCTGCTGAAGCTGGGCGCGGCGGGCGGGCAGCGGTGGGTCGAAGGGCACCCCCGCGAGCAGGGCCGGGGGCACCGCGAGGACGGCGTGGGGGGCGTGGTGCTCGCCGCCCGGAGTCTCCAGGGTGACGCCCCACGCATCCTGCCGCACCCGCATCACCGGGGAACCCAGCCGCACGTCGGGCAGCCCGTCCGCGAGCCGCTGGGCGAGGCCCTGCGCTCCGCCCAGCACCCGGTCTTGCAGGGCGTGGCCGCGCGTCAGGGTGTGGCCCTCGATACCGCCGCCGTGGGCCGTGTAGGTCAGGGCGTGCAGCAGGCTGAACTCGGCCGCGTCCGCGCTGAACACGGCGCCCGCGTAGAGCCGCAGCAGGGCACGGGTCTGGGGGGTGCGGGCGTGGCGGATGATCCACGACTCGAAGGTCTGGGCATCGAGGGCCGCCGCGTCGGGAGCGCTCCAGGGGGCGTCCCGGGGGATCTGGCGGGCCAGCGCCTCAAACCTGGCGACCACGCGGGCGTAGTCCAGCAGCACCTGTGGGGGCAGCGGCGGCACCAGGCCCCGGTAGCGCCGGGTGCGGCCCCGCAGGTGGGCGAGGTGATCGCCGTCGTCATAGGTGGGATAGACCTCCAGCCGCAGTTCCCGGATGAGGGCCATCACGTGCGGCTGATTGGGGCCGACCCACTGCCCGCCCAGGTCCACGCCCACGCCGGCCACCGGGAGACGCACCGTGTGGGTGCGGCCCCCCACCCGGTCCCGCGCTTCGAGCACCCGCACCCGGCACCCGGCCCCGGTCAGGCGGTGCGCCGCCGTCAGCCCGGCCAGCCCCGCCCCGACCACCAGCACGTCCGTCTCCTGGGGAGTCATGCATGAGCGTACCGCGTGGAGAGGCGAGCGCTCAACGGCCTTCCGGAAGGCCCGGGGAAGCCGGGACACGGGCCGTGTTCGTCGCAAAAAGAACAGGTCTGGGAGAGGAGGAAACGGCGCGTCAGGCGCAAAAAGCGAGGCGTGCTTCCCCCAGCGGGATGGGCACGCCGGGGCGCTCAGTTGCGGCTG is a window encoding:
- a CDS encoding flavin monoamine oxidase family protein → MTPQETDVLVVGAGLAGLTAAHRLTGAGCRVRVLEARDRVGGRTHTVRLPVAGVGVDLGGQWVGPNQPHVMALIRELRLEVYPTYDDGDHLAHLRGRTRRYRGLVPPLPPQVLLDYARVVARFEALARQIPRDAPWSAPDAAALDAQTFESWIIRHARTPQTRALLRLYAGAVFSADAAEFSLLHALTYTAHGGGIEGHTLTRGHALQDRVLGGAQGLAQRLADGLPDVRLGSPVMRVRQDAWGVTLETPGGEHHAPHAVLAVPPALLAGVPFDPPLPARRAQLQQRLPMGAVVKFLAVYDRPFWREAGLSGQSLSDRGPVTVTFDTSPPQGTPGVLLGFIEGGEARALMEAGEARRRELALESLARLFGPQARTPLETAESGWMADPYSGGCYGALFGPGTWTGYGPALREPVGRLHWAGAETARTWMNYMDGAVESGERAAGEVLQARAQGAGQ
- a CDS encoding cysteine hydrolase family protein, which translates into the protein MSQKDHREIYARTEDGGVQFAASADRWHLYEDYVHLAPHHRGGDLLRFEANLKPFVDDPSRQALVIIDMQNDFCSPGGWTDASGLDYGRCRRAIPGVARALEVAREREMWVIWVYWHNRPDLRNLGAPTLYSFKHTPDQRGIGQELAHGPVLTEGSWGARMVDDLLPLMQEQDIHIEKVRMNGFFGTHLDQVLRTQGIETLLFAGVNVDQCVTSTMEEAYFRDYNAVLLEDACATSSPDFCYDAVVFNARNCWGFSMTTEQLAAATPFVAQGEEGAGS